A single window of bacterium DNA harbors:
- a CDS encoding DUF1572 domain-containing protein codes for MDLNTSYIQDVVARMQELKKLAEGAIAQIEKDQLFQTWDEETNSIAITMKHVAGNMRSRWKDFLTTDGEKPDRNRDSEFVVEAADDVETLMKRWQEGWSYLFETLGSLTGEDLERTVYIRKQPHTVYQAINRQLIHYGCHVGQIVFMAKHLAAGHWKSLSVPRGGSQALNRAKGLAYTQPEGSPSTHPDEKSGSGN; via the coding sequence ATGGACCTGAATACATCGTACATTCAAGACGTTGTGGCACGGATGCAGGAGCTGAAAAAGCTTGCGGAAGGAGCGATTGCCCAGATTGAAAAGGACCAGCTTTTTCAGACATGGGATGAGGAAACGAACTCGATTGCAATCACGATGAAGCATGTGGCAGGAAACATGCGTTCGCGATGGAAAGACTTTTTGACAACCGATGGAGAGAAGCCGGACAGGAACAGGGATTCGGAATTTGTCGTTGAGGCTGCTGACGATGTTGAAACCTTGATGAAGCGATGGCAAGAGGGATGGAGCTATTTGTTTGAAACGCTAGGATCCCTCACTGGTGAAGATCTTGAGAGAACGGTCTACATTCGCAAACAACCGCATACCGTTTATCAAGCGATCAACCGCCAGTTGATTCACTACGGTTGTCATGTGGGACAGATTGTTTTTATGGCAAAACATCTGGCAGCCGGTCACTGGAAATCGCTGAGCGTTCCACGTGGCGGATCGCAGGCGCTTAATCGGGCGAAAGGGCTTGCTTACACTCAACCCGAAGGGTCTCCATCAACTCATCCAGATGAGAAGTCCGGGTCCGGAAATTGA